One Streptomyces sp. NBC_00554 DNA segment encodes these proteins:
- a CDS encoding discoidin domain-containing protein — protein MTDQSSSPRLSRRSLVTTGSTLLAGFGLGSLLPASTAAAAGTDASAAPATPRELALYRPVTVSSTAYAPTPGSFVVDRLASPGVRGSGWRAAAGDSQWISIDLQAACEVTWIRLTFEADAADPVFTPPTTGNPANGTTGKEIQSSYAVEYVVETSTDRASWTSVYRTTAGTGGVVNIQLPRPVTARWVRMTSRRHSNPNPLGLNAFEVYGSPKGHRPSATGWTDWGTRSGPAPKLVVADDGTVPVESGWRLTLDDWADAEGKDLSKTTVDTSGWLPATVPGTVLASLVEQGKLPDPVAGLNNLHVPEALSRHAWWYKRDFELPRGLRTGAGRRIWLEFDGINHKADIWLNGQQVGDLTYPFARSAHDVTKLLSPGGANALAVKITPMPVPGSPGDKGPAGEAWVDAGANQMNLNSPTYLASSGWDWMPAVRDRAAGIWNHVRLRSTGHVLIGDPRVDTLLPNLPDVSVAELTIVVPVRNADTAEHRATVSAAFDGVRVSKVVTVPAGESIDVTFTPDAFGRLRLRNPELWWPNGLGDPALHDLTLVASLDGAESDRRTTRFGIRQFGYEYEVPLPFTASGDAYTQSVTFDRQQARYVRIKCLTRASGWGNSLWTLAVSDSARPSVDLALYAPADASTKDGDDHGPANVTDGDPATRWSSAYEDDQWIRVDLGSPQSFDRVDLTWEQAYAKTYLVQVSADDADWTDVASVDNGAVPLPFNSGNASLQVEEFAPRTARYVRIACGVRNTSWGNSLWSLGVIDSAEPGTDLALRQKATASTEESDHPAAHATDGDAGTRWSSQYEDHQWIQVDLGSAKKFDRVAILWEPAYPKTYVIQVSDDADTWTDVKSVSNTPDPLKISVNGVRVLARGGNWGWDELLRRMPPERMDAAVRMHRDMNFTMIRNWVGTCDREEFFAACDEHGILVWNDFPNAWAMDPPDHEAFNSIARDTVLRYRIHPSVVIWCGANEGNPPAAIDKGMREAVEQQVPGILYQNNSAGGIITGGGPYGWVEPDKYFDPSTYGSKDFGFHTEIGMPVVSTAASMRNMTGDEPEWPIRGAWYYHDWSERGNQAPQTYKAAVEARLGEAEDLDDFARKAQFVNYENTRAMFEAWNANLWDNASGLMLWMSHPAWHSTVWQTYDYDFDVNGTYYGARTACEPLHVQADPKGQVLAVNHTRKDLKNATVTARLLDLSGRQLRAADSARLDVAPAATAKAFTAAWTDDLPDLHLLRLTLENGSGRVLSHNTYWRYRTPAAMEALTTAPQAKLSATVTRLSRSGARHELTATIRNRGAAVASMVRLSLLDNTTGDRVLPTLYSHNYLWLLPGESQTVTLSWPAQALPSHHPLLKAEAYNSPSAMARP, from the coding sequence ATGACAGATCAGTCGAGCTCGCCACGCCTCTCGCGACGCTCCCTCGTCACCACGGGCTCAACCCTGCTGGCGGGGTTCGGACTTGGTTCCCTGTTGCCCGCGTCGACCGCCGCCGCTGCCGGCACCGACGCGTCGGCCGCGCCCGCCACACCCCGTGAACTGGCGCTGTACCGCCCCGTCACGGTCTCTTCGACGGCCTACGCGCCCACCCCGGGCTCGTTCGTGGTCGACCGGCTCGCCTCGCCGGGAGTGCGGGGCAGCGGCTGGCGAGCCGCCGCGGGTGACTCACAGTGGATCTCGATCGACCTGCAGGCCGCCTGCGAGGTCACGTGGATCCGCCTCACGTTCGAAGCCGATGCCGCCGACCCGGTGTTCACTCCCCCCACCACGGGCAATCCGGCCAACGGCACCACGGGCAAGGAGATCCAGTCCAGCTACGCGGTCGAGTACGTGGTCGAGACGTCGACCGACCGCGCCTCCTGGACCAGCGTGTACCGCACGACGGCGGGCACCGGCGGAGTGGTGAACATCCAGCTCCCGCGCCCGGTCACCGCACGCTGGGTGCGGATGACCTCGCGCAGGCACTCCAACCCCAATCCACTCGGCCTGAACGCCTTCGAGGTCTACGGCAGCCCCAAGGGACACCGGCCGTCGGCCACCGGCTGGACGGACTGGGGCACGCGCTCCGGACCCGCGCCCAAGCTCGTGGTGGCCGACGACGGCACGGTGCCGGTGGAGTCCGGCTGGCGGCTGACCCTGGACGACTGGGCCGACGCCGAAGGCAAGGACCTGTCGAAGACGACGGTCGACACGAGCGGCTGGCTGCCGGCCACCGTTCCCGGCACGGTCCTGGCCTCGCTCGTGGAACAGGGCAAGCTGCCCGATCCCGTCGCCGGACTGAACAACCTCCATGTCCCCGAGGCCCTGTCGCGGCACGCGTGGTGGTACAAGCGGGACTTCGAGCTGCCGCGCGGTCTGCGCACCGGAGCCGGGCGCCGCATCTGGCTCGAGTTCGACGGCATCAACCACAAGGCCGACATCTGGCTCAACGGTCAGCAGGTGGGCGACCTGACATATCCCTTCGCCCGCTCGGCCCACGACGTGACCAAGCTGCTCTCGCCGGGCGGCGCGAACGCGCTCGCGGTGAAGATCACGCCGATGCCGGTGCCCGGCAGCCCCGGTGACAAGGGCCCCGCGGGCGAGGCCTGGGTGGACGCGGGCGCCAACCAGATGAACCTCAACTCCCCCACCTACCTGGCTTCTTCGGGCTGGGACTGGATGCCCGCGGTACGCGACCGGGCCGCCGGGATCTGGAACCACGTCCGGCTGAGGTCCACCGGCCATGTCCTGATCGGCGATCCACGTGTCGACACCCTCCTGCCGAACCTGCCCGACGTGTCGGTCGCCGAGCTGACCATCGTCGTCCCGGTCCGCAACGCCGACACCGCGGAGCACAGGGCGACCGTCTCCGCGGCCTTCGACGGCGTACGGGTGTCCAAGGTCGTCACCGTGCCGGCCGGCGAGAGCATCGACGTCACGTTCACCCCCGACGCCTTCGGCCGACTGCGGCTGCGCAACCCCGAGTTGTGGTGGCCCAACGGGCTCGGCGACCCCGCCCTGCACGATCTCACCCTGGTCGCGTCGCTCGACGGCGCCGAGAGCGACCGCCGCACCACCCGGTTCGGCATCCGCCAGTTCGGCTACGAGTACGAGGTGCCACTGCCGTTCACCGCCTCCGGCGACGCCTACACCCAGTCCGTGACCTTCGACCGGCAGCAGGCCCGCTACGTACGCATCAAGTGCCTGACCAGGGCCTCCGGTTGGGGCAACTCGCTGTGGACCCTGGCCGTGTCCGACAGCGCCCGGCCCTCCGTCGACCTCGCCCTGTACGCACCCGCCGACGCGTCGACCAAGGACGGTGACGACCACGGCCCGGCCAACGTGACCGACGGCGATCCCGCCACCCGCTGGTCCTCGGCCTACGAGGACGACCAGTGGATCCGGGTCGACCTGGGGTCTCCGCAGTCCTTCGACCGGGTCGACCTGACCTGGGAACAGGCTTACGCCAAGACGTACTTGGTGCAGGTCTCCGCCGACGACGCCGACTGGACCGACGTGGCGTCGGTGGACAACGGCGCGGTGCCGTTGCCCTTCAACAGCGGCAACGCCAGCCTGCAGGTGGAGGAGTTCGCTCCGCGCACCGCCCGTTACGTCCGTATCGCCTGCGGGGTGCGCAATACGAGCTGGGGCAACTCCCTGTGGTCCCTCGGCGTCATCGACAGCGCGGAGCCCGGCACCGACCTCGCCCTGCGTCAGAAGGCGACCGCCTCCACCGAGGAGTCCGACCACCCGGCCGCCCACGCCACCGACGGCGATGCCGGAACCCGCTGGTCCTCCCAGTACGAGGACCACCAGTGGATCCAGGTCGACCTGGGCTCCGCGAAGAAGTTCGACCGGGTGGCGATCCTGTGGGAGCCCGCCTACCCGAAGACCTACGTGATCCAGGTGTCCGACGACGCGGACACCTGGACCGACGTGAAGTCCGTGTCCAACACCCCCGACCCGCTGAAGATCAGCGTGAACGGCGTACGGGTCCTGGCCCGCGGCGGCAACTGGGGCTGGGACGAACTGCTGCGCCGGATGCCGCCGGAGCGGATGGACGCGGCCGTACGGATGCACCGCGACATGAACTTCACCATGATCCGCAACTGGGTGGGCACCTGCGACCGGGAGGAGTTCTTCGCCGCCTGCGACGAGCACGGGATCCTGGTGTGGAACGACTTCCCCAACGCGTGGGCCATGGACCCGCCGGACCACGAGGCCTTCAACTCGATCGCGCGGGACACCGTCCTGCGCTACCGCATCCACCCCAGCGTGGTCATCTGGTGCGGAGCCAACGAGGGCAACCCGCCGGCCGCCATCGACAAGGGCATGCGCGAGGCCGTCGAACAGCAGGTCCCCGGCATCCTCTACCAGAACAACTCGGCCGGCGGGATCATCACCGGCGGCGGACCGTACGGCTGGGTCGAGCCGGACAAGTACTTCGATCCGTCCACGTACGGCAGCAAGGACTTCGGCTTCCACACCGAGATCGGCATGCCCGTCGTCTCCACCGCCGCCAGCATGCGCAACATGACGGGCGACGAACCCGAGTGGCCGATACGCGGAGCGTGGTACTACCACGACTGGAGCGAACGCGGGAACCAGGCACCCCAGACGTACAAAGCCGCCGTCGAAGCCCGCCTCGGAGAGGCCGAAGACCTGGACGACTTCGCGCGCAAGGCCCAGTTCGTCAACTACGAGAACACCCGCGCCATGTTCGAGGCATGGAACGCGAACCTGTGGGACAACGCCAGCGGCCTCATGCTGTGGATGTCCCACCCGGCCTGGCACAGCACGGTCTGGCAGACCTACGACTACGACTTCGACGTCAACGGCACCTACTACGGCGCCCGCACGGCCTGCGAGCCACTGCACGTCCAGGCCGACCCCAAGGGACAGGTCCTCGCCGTCAATCACACCCGGAAGGACCTGAAGAACGCCACCGTCACCGCGCGACTGCTCGACCTGTCGGGTCGCCAACTCCGCGCCGCCGACAGCGCCCGACTGGACGTGGCGCCGGCCGCCACCGCGAAGGCGTTCACCGCCGCCTGGACCGACGACCTGCCCGACCTGCACCTCCTGCGCCTGACTCTGGAGAACGGTTCCGGCCGCGTCCTGTCGCACAACACCTACTGGCGCTATCGCACTCCGGCCGCCATGGAGGCTCTGACCACGGCGCCGCAGGCGAAGTTGTCCGCGACGGTGACACGCCTGTCCCGTTCCGGGGCCCGTCACGAACTGACCGCCACCATCCGCAACCGCGGCGCGGCCGTCGCCTCCATGGTCCGGCTGTCCCTGCTGGACAACACGACCGGCGATCGCGTGCTGCCGACGCTCTACAGCCACAACTACCTGTGGCTGCTGCCCGGCGAGTCACAGACCGTCACCTTGTCCTGGCCCGCCCAGGCCCTGCCCTCACACCATCCGCTGCTCAAGGCCGAGGCGTACAACAGCCCCTCCGCGATGGCGCGCCCCTAG
- a CDS encoding IS5 family transposase (programmed frameshift), whose protein sequence is MRRHELTDESWAVIGPLLAPPRMGRPVRDRRQVVNGILWKLSTGAAWRDLPERYGPWKTVYERFRRWSADGTWDRLLAHVQQHSDAVGAVDWTIVCLDSTTVRAHQHAAGARKGGRGRAKAIGRSRGGLTTKIHLACDGRGRPLAFTLTGGNVNDCTQFEAVMARIRVPGCGPGRPRTRPERVAADKGYSSTKIRTYLRRRGIKAAIPERIDQINGRIRRGESLCRLDKAAYRRRNLVERCFNKLKHNKALATRYDKRARHYQALVTIACLRLWLP, encoded by the exons GTGCGTCGTCATGAGTTGACTGATGAGTCGTGGGCGGTGATCGGGCCGTTGCTCGCTCCGCCGCGGATGGGCCGTCCGGTGCGGGACCGCCGTCAGGTGGTCAACGGCATCCTGTGGAAGCTGTCGACCGGGGCGGCCTGGCGGGACCTGCCCGAACGGTACGGGCCGTGGAAAACGGTCTACGAACGCTTCCGCCGCTGGTCCGCCGACGGCACATGGGACCGGCTGCTGGCTCACGTCCAGCAGCATTCCGACGCCGTCGGCGCGGTCGACTGGACGATCGTGTGCCTGGACTCCACGACCGTGCGGGCCCACCAGCACGCCGCCGGGGCCCGAAAAGGGGGCCGTGGCCGGGCGA AGGCGATCGGCCGTTCCCGCGGCGGACTGACCACGAAGATCCACCTGGCCTGCGACGGCCGGGGCCGGCCGCTGGCCTTCACCCTCACCGGCGGGAACGTCAACGACTGCACCCAGTTCGAAGCAGTGATGGCCCGGATCCGGGTGCCGGGATGCGGGCCGGGGCGACCCCGGACCCGGCCCGAGCGGGTCGCCGCCGACAAGGGCTACTCGTCCACCAAGATCCGCACCTACCTGCGCCGACGCGGGATCAAGGCAGCGATCCCGGAACGCATCGACCAGATCAACGGCCGCATCCGCCGCGGCGAGAGCCTCTGCCGCCTCGACAAAGCGGCCTACCGCCGCCGCAACCTCGTCGAACGCTGCTTCAACAAGCTCAAGCACAACAAAGCCCTCGCCACCCGCTACGACAAACGCGCCCGCCACTACCAAGCCCTGGTCACCATCGCCTGCCTACGACTCTGGCTCCCCTGA
- a CDS encoding iron chaperone has protein sequence MSSTESSKHEGFSAEERAAMKDHAQELKKAARRTSRADKAAEAERDVLAKIAEMQDSDRIMAERVHAVVKADAPVLEPKLWYGMPAYALDGKVVCFFQSAEKFKARYATLGFSDLAKLDEGSMWAAGFALTEVTAEVEARISALVRQAVS, from the coding sequence ATGAGCAGCACCGAAAGCAGTAAGCACGAGGGATTCTCGGCCGAGGAGCGGGCCGCGATGAAGGACCACGCCCAAGAGCTGAAGAAGGCGGCCCGCCGCACCTCGCGCGCGGACAAGGCGGCTGAGGCGGAGCGGGACGTACTCGCGAAGATCGCCGAGATGCAGGACTCGGACCGGATCATGGCCGAGCGCGTCCACGCGGTCGTCAAAGCCGACGCCCCGGTCCTCGAGCCGAAGCTCTGGTACGGAATGCCCGCCTACGCGCTGGACGGCAAGGTCGTGTGCTTCTTCCAGAGCGCGGAGAAGTTCAAGGCGCGCTACGCGACGCTCGGGTTCAGCGACCTGGCGAAGCTGGACGAGGGCTCGATGTGGGCGGCCGGGTTCGCCCTGACCGAGGTGACGGCCGAGGTGGAGGCGCGGATCAGTGCGCTCGTGCGGCAGGCGGTGAGTTGA
- a CDS encoding TetR/AcrR family transcriptional regulator, which produces MTDPPATPRRRGAARTEELLDATLELAAEVGYAGLSIEAVGRRAGVGKHTIYRRWPSMPALLLDALSRAWTSDLGYRDTGDVRADLREQFLRSGRALSSPPIGPVYRAVIAEAQADSTLRATLHERFLVTVEQRTLDRITRAQRTGELSAEANLEFAAEVLCGTLYYRSLLSTRPIDEDAVDGLLDMFMAAYGTTG; this is translated from the coding sequence ATGACCGACCCGCCCGCCACGCCGAGGCGCAGAGGCGCCGCGCGCACCGAAGAGCTGCTCGATGCAACCCTCGAACTGGCCGCGGAGGTCGGTTACGCAGGCCTGAGCATCGAGGCGGTCGGCCGAAGAGCCGGGGTCGGAAAACACACGATCTACCGGCGCTGGCCGTCCATGCCGGCGCTGCTGCTCGACGCGCTCAGCCGCGCGTGGACCAGCGACCTGGGCTACCGCGACACCGGGGACGTCCGCGCGGATCTGCGCGAACAGTTCCTGCGCTCGGGCCGCGCCCTCTCCAGCCCGCCGATCGGCCCCGTCTACCGCGCGGTCATCGCCGAGGCGCAGGCCGATTCCACCCTGCGGGCGACCCTGCACGAACGGTTCCTGGTCACCGTCGAGCAGCGCACCCTGGACCGCATCACCCGCGCCCAGCGCACCGGTGAACTGTCCGCGGAAGCGAACCTGGAATTCGCCGCGGAGGTGCTGTGCGGCACGCTGTACTACCGCAGCCTGCTGTCGACCCGCCCCATCGACGAGGACGCGGTCGACGGGCTGCTGGACATGTTCATGGCCGCCTACGGAACCACCGGCTAG
- a CDS encoding LacI family DNA-binding transcriptional regulator, with the protein MEDVAARVGVSTASVSLVLRGVPGPSERTRQRVLKAAADLGYQVDRTASMLASRRTRLLGVMVDIHSPFHAELVEHLHTAAEEVGYDLVLSTLTRTRDEHTAVETLLAFRSEALILLGPTAPADTLAALDRKSPVIAVGRRIADVGLDVVRTADDEGVGQIVDHLVGLGHREIVYVDGGKGVIATDRRRGYRTAMRRHGLDEHIRVLTGDHTEAAGERAARHLLGGTELPTAVVAFNDQSAIGVLAALGRAGVAVPGEVSVVGYDDDTLSRLSCFNLTTVSQSAQEQARHAVTAAVERLDQDRTEPREVVLTPRLVVRGTTAEPAGPTFES; encoded by the coding sequence CTGGAGGACGTGGCCGCTCGGGTGGGTGTGTCCACGGCGTCGGTGTCCCTGGTGCTGCGGGGTGTGCCCGGTCCGAGTGAGCGGACCAGGCAGCGTGTCCTCAAGGCGGCAGCCGACCTCGGCTACCAGGTGGACCGCACCGCCAGCATGCTGGCCAGCCGACGGACCCGGCTGCTCGGAGTCATGGTCGACATCCACAGCCCCTTCCACGCCGAACTGGTCGAGCACCTGCACACGGCCGCCGAGGAGGTCGGGTACGACCTCGTCCTGAGCACCCTGACCCGCACCCGCGACGAACACACCGCCGTCGAGACGCTGCTCGCGTTCCGCAGCGAAGCCCTGATCCTGCTCGGTCCCACCGCCCCGGCCGACACGCTCGCGGCCCTCGACCGCAAGTCACCCGTGATCGCCGTGGGCCGCCGGATAGCCGACGTCGGCCTGGACGTCGTGCGCACCGCGGACGACGAAGGTGTCGGCCAGATCGTCGACCACCTGGTCGGCCTCGGTCACCGCGAGATCGTCTACGTCGACGGCGGCAAGGGCGTCATCGCCACCGACCGCCGGCGCGGCTACCGTACGGCCATGCGCCGCCACGGCCTCGACGAGCACATCCGGGTCCTGACCGGAGACCACACCGAAGCGGCCGGCGAACGCGCCGCCCGCCACCTCCTCGGCGGCACCGAACTGCCCACCGCCGTCGTGGCGTTCAACGACCAGAGCGCCATCGGCGTCCTGGCCGCCCTCGGGCGCGCCGGTGTCGCCGTCCCGGGCGAGGTCTCGGTGGTCGGCTACGACGACGACACGCTCTCCCGGCTGAGCTGCTTCAATCTCACCACCGTCAGTCAGAGCGCCCAGGAGCAGGCCAGGCACGCGGTGACCGCCGCCGTCGAACGCCTCGACCAGGACCGCACCGAACCCCGCGAAGTCGTCCTCACCCCACGCCTGGTCGTCCGCGGGACCACGGCGGAACCTGCCGGACCCACGTTTGAGTCCTAG
- a CDS encoding sugar ABC transporter substrate-binding protein, with protein MNRTSRPRTRRLVSVAAVAAAAALVLAGCSSSSGGKNAEEEAGNASAGKADTPRMTIAMVTHAPSGDTFWDTIRKGAEAAAAKDNIKLIYTNDETAGDQANLVQNAIDQKVDGIAVTLAKPDALKAVVAKAEKAGIPVVGLNAGLGVWKQQGLLSFFGQDESVSGQALGDKINGTGAKHALCVIQTQGDVNLEERCAGVKKTFSGKTDILYVNGTDMPSVKSTITAKLTQDSSIDEVVTLGAPIALTAVQSVSDAGSKAKVATFDLNKDLTSAISKGTIQFAVDQQPYLQGYLAVDSLWLYKTNGNYSGGGEAPVLTGPAFVDKSNVASVAEFAAKGTR; from the coding sequence ATGAACCGCACGTCTCGCCCTCGTACCCGCAGACTCGTCTCCGTCGCAGCCGTGGCCGCCGCGGCCGCCCTGGTCCTGGCGGGCTGTTCCAGCAGCTCCGGCGGCAAGAACGCCGAAGAGGAAGCCGGCAACGCCTCGGCGGGCAAGGCCGACACCCCCCGCATGACGATCGCGATGGTCACCCACGCGCCCTCCGGCGACACCTTCTGGGACACCATCCGCAAGGGCGCCGAGGCCGCCGCCGCCAAGGACAACATCAAGCTCATCTACACCAACGACGAGACCGCGGGCGACCAGGCCAACCTGGTGCAGAACGCGATCGACCAGAAGGTCGACGGCATCGCCGTCACCCTGGCCAAGCCGGACGCCTTGAAGGCCGTGGTCGCCAAGGCCGAGAAGGCCGGCATCCCGGTCGTCGGCCTCAACGCGGGCCTTGGCGTGTGGAAGCAGCAGGGCCTGCTGTCGTTCTTCGGCCAGGACGAGTCCGTCTCCGGTCAGGCGCTCGGCGACAAGATCAACGGCACCGGCGCGAAGCACGCGCTGTGCGTGATCCAGACCCAGGGCGACGTCAATCTCGAAGAGCGCTGCGCCGGCGTCAAGAAGACCTTCAGCGGCAAGACCGACATCCTCTACGTCAACGGCACCGACATGCCGTCCGTGAAGTCGACGATCACCGCCAAGCTCACGCAGGACAGCTCCATCGACGAGGTCGTCACCCTGGGCGCTCCGATCGCGCTGACCGCCGTGCAGTCGGTGTCCGACGCGGGCAGCAAGGCGAAGGTCGCCACCTTCGACCTCAACAAGGACCTGACGAGTGCCATCAGCAAGGGCACCATCCAGTTCGCCGTGGACCAACAGCCCTACCTCCAGGGCTACTTGGCGGTGGACTCGCTGTGGCTCTACAAGACGAACGGCAACTACAGCGGCGGCGGCGAGGCACCCGTGCTGACCGGCCCGGCCTTCGTCGACAAGTCCAACGTCGCCAGCGTCGCCGAGTTCGCCGCGAAGGGCACTCGGTGA
- a CDS encoding sugar phosphate isomerase/epimerase family protein, whose translation MKIALDPYMIRNVPLLELPAVVAELGYEWIELSPREDFIPFFRHPRVDDATVRRFRKALDAAGVGISSLLPLFRWSGPDEDDRQAAVRYWKRSIQIAADLGVDSMISEFNGRPEQPGRSEAQFWNSLDELLPLLEREGIRLALEPHPDDFIEKGYDAVNLIRGINHPNVSFLYCAPHTFHIGNDAPGIIQYAGDLLTHVHLADALDHTASSGNRYILNPPGTTARIHQHLDIGQGEVDFDELFRELRAHGFDGTLTACVFAWEERAKESSVFMRKKINEYLATWS comes from the coding sequence ATGAAGATCGCCCTGGATCCCTACATGATCCGTAACGTCCCGTTGCTCGAACTCCCCGCCGTGGTTGCCGAGTTGGGCTACGAGTGGATCGAGCTGTCCCCCCGCGAGGACTTCATCCCGTTCTTCCGGCACCCACGCGTCGACGACGCCACCGTTCGCAGGTTCCGCAAGGCGCTGGACGCGGCAGGCGTCGGCATCTCCTCCCTGCTGCCACTGTTCCGCTGGTCCGGTCCCGACGAGGACGACCGGCAGGCGGCCGTACGGTACTGGAAGCGCTCCATACAGATCGCCGCCGACCTCGGCGTGGACAGCATGATCTCCGAGTTCAACGGCCGCCCCGAGCAACCCGGCCGCAGCGAGGCGCAGTTCTGGAATTCGCTGGACGAACTGCTGCCGCTGCTTGAGCGGGAGGGCATCCGCCTCGCGCTGGAACCGCACCCGGACGACTTCATCGAGAAGGGCTACGACGCCGTCAACCTGATCCGCGGGATCAACCATCCCAACGTCAGCTTCCTCTACTGCGCCCCGCACACCTTCCACATCGGCAACGACGCCCCCGGCATCATCCAGTACGCCGGGGACCTGCTCACCCACGTCCATCTGGCCGACGCCCTCGACCACACCGCGTCCTCCGGGAACCGCTACATCCTCAACCCGCCCGGCACGACGGCCCGGATCCACCAGCACCTGGACATCGGCCAGGGCGAGGTCGACTTCGACGAGCTATTCCGCGAACTGCGCGCACACGGCTTCGACGGCACGCTCACCGCCTGCGTCTTCGCCTGGGAGGAACGGGCCAAGGAGTCCTCGGTGTTCATGCGCAAGAAGATCAACGAATACCTGGCGACCTGGTCCTGA
- a CDS encoding Gfo/Idh/MocA family protein codes for MTTRSKPISVAVIGAGMAGRSHAAGYRNANTVFGAGLPPVRLAAIADANVELAEDAARRYGYEKAHPSWESVVEDPTIDAVSIVVGNALHRPIAEALVAAGKHVLCEKPLAGSLEDARAMAELERTADVVTAVGYTFRRSPGIAGIRDHVLHGELGDLTLFSGRYWCDYATDPNGPLTWRFKGGAGSGALGDVGSHIIDAAEYVAGPIVSVSGAFLSTQIPNRPLPLGAVVGHNGAPVSDEFGEVENEDTASFTARFESGLVGTFSVTRTGFGLPNGLAFDVLGVGGRAAFDQHRPAEYLLDDAQPEARTRGARQIIAGPQLPYFAGGVPMEAPGVGANNADNFTYQARAFLDQVAGVAEPLPACATFADALRTMEIIRAVVDSSRNGGALTPVPPASA; via the coding sequence ATGACCACGCGCAGCAAGCCGATCTCCGTCGCGGTGATCGGAGCCGGCATGGCCGGCCGCAGCCACGCCGCCGGATACCGCAACGCCAACACGGTCTTCGGTGCCGGTCTGCCGCCCGTCCGCCTGGCCGCGATAGCCGACGCCAACGTCGAACTCGCTGAGGACGCCGCCCGCCGCTACGGCTACGAGAAGGCGCACCCCAGCTGGGAATCCGTCGTCGAGGACCCCACGATCGACGCCGTCAGCATCGTCGTCGGCAACGCACTGCACCGCCCCATCGCGGAGGCGCTGGTCGCCGCGGGCAAGCACGTGCTGTGCGAGAAGCCACTGGCCGGGTCGCTCGAAGACGCCCGCGCGATGGCCGAGTTGGAGCGCACCGCCGATGTCGTGACCGCCGTCGGGTACACCTTCCGGCGGTCCCCCGGCATCGCCGGGATCCGTGACCATGTGCTTCACGGTGAGCTGGGCGATCTCACCCTGTTCAGCGGACGCTACTGGTGCGACTACGCGACCGACCCGAACGGGCCGCTGACCTGGCGGTTCAAGGGCGGTGCCGGTTCCGGCGCGCTCGGGGACGTCGGCTCGCACATCATCGACGCCGCCGAGTACGTCGCCGGTCCCATCGTGTCCGTCTCCGGCGCCTTCCTCTCGACGCAGATCCCCAACCGGCCGCTGCCGCTCGGCGCGGTCGTCGGGCACAACGGCGCTCCCGTCTCCGACGAGTTCGGCGAGGTGGAGAACGAGGACACCGCGTCCTTCACCGCCCGCTTCGAGTCCGGGCTCGTGGGCACCTTCTCGGTGACCCGCACAGGCTTCGGCCTGCCCAACGGACTCGCCTTCGACGTCCTGGGTGTGGGCGGCCGGGCCGCGTTCGACCAGCACCGGCCCGCCGAGTACCTCTTGGACGACGCCCAGCCCGAGGCCCGTACGCGCGGCGCCCGGCAGATCATCGCCGGCCCACAGCTGCCGTACTTCGCGGGCGGGGTCCCGATGGAGGCGCCGGGCGTGGGCGCCAACAACGCCGACAACTTCACCTACCAGGCCCGGGCCTTCCTCGATCAGGTCGCGGGCGTCGCCGAGCCGCTGCCGGCCTGCGCCACGTTCGCCGACGCGCTGCGGACCATGGAGATCATCCGTGCGGTCGTCGACTCCTCGCGCAACGGCGGCGCGCTCACGCCGGTTCCGCCGGCCTCCGCCTGA